From a single Sorghum bicolor cultivar BTx623 chromosome 5, Sorghum_bicolor_NCBIv3, whole genome shotgun sequence genomic region:
- the LOC8060150 gene encoding bifunctional epoxide hydrolase 2 codes for MNMEQQIKHSHLPIRGLSLHVAQAGKGELGTVVFLHGFPEIWYSWRHQMLAVAAAGYRAVAPDWRGYGLSDQPPEAEAASYDDLVEDLLAILDALSIPKAFLVAKDFGAMPAYDFALRHPSRTCGVMCLGIPFLHGGSSFTSLPEGFYILRWREPGRAEADFGRYDVKRVVRTIYVLFSRSEIPIAKEGQEIMDLADLSTPLPEWLTEDDLAVYASLYEKSGFRYPMEMPYRSLHKRMPIEDPRFQVPVFVVMGEKDYVFKFPGVESVLKDGIMEKFTPDLKITYIPEGSHFVQEQFPDKVNDLLVSFLKDHPVAA; via the exons ATGAACATGGAGCAGCAAATCAAGCACAGCCATCTCCCGATCCGAGGCCTCAGCCTCCACGTGGCCCAAGCAGGCAAAG GCGAGCTGGGCACGGTGGTGTTCCTGCACGGGTTCCCGGAGATATGGTACTCGTGGCGCCACCAGATGCTGGCCGTGGCCGCCGCCGGGTACCGCGCCGTCGCGCCGGACTGGCGAGGGTACGGGCTCTCGGACCAGCCGCCGGAGGCGGAGGCCGCGTCGTACGACGACCTGGTGGAGGATCTCCTCGCAATCCTCGATGCTCTCTCCATTCCCAAG GCTTTCCTTGTGGCGAAGGATTTCGGAGCCATGCCAGCCTATGACTTTGCTCTTCGTCACCCTAGCCGCACATGTGGTGTCATGTGTTTGGGGATCCCCTTCCTTCACGGTGGCTCATCCTTCACCAGCTTGCCAGAAGGCTTCTACATTTTGCGCTGGCGG gaaccaggaagagcagaGGCTGATTTTGGCCGGTATGATGTGAAGAGAGTTGTTCGGACCATCTACGTGCTCTTCTCTAGGAGCGAAATACCAATAGCAAAAGAAGGCCAAGAGATTATGGACCTTGCAGACTTGTCAACACCTCTTCCAGAGTGGTTGACTGAGGATGATCTAGCTGTGTATGCTTCACTCTATGAGAAATCGGGTTTCCGGTATCCAATGGAAATGCCATATAG GTCGCTCCATAAAAGGATGCCAATTGAAGATCCAAGATTCCAAGTCCCAGTGTTTGTTGTCATGGGGGAGAAAGACTATGTGTTCAAGTTCCCTGGTGTTGAGTCCGTTTTGAAAGATGGCATCATGGAGAAATTCACACCGGACCTAAAGATCACCTACATCCCTGAAGGAAGCCATTTCGTTCAGGAGCAGTTCCCGGACAAGGTGAATGATCTCCTGGTCAGTTTCTTGAAGGACCACCCTGTGGCTGCATAG